In Bacteroides coprosuis DSM 18011, the following are encoded in one genomic region:
- a CDS encoding putative lipoprotein (KEGG: pru:PRU_2714 putative lipoprotein~SPTR: Putative uncharacterized protein;~IMG reference gene:2504106973), translating to MLNDLVKFKIKNTMKTYIYKVLSVLFISSLLFSCSSDKMEFKDSYITPVENLYEPADSKTIQLTSNGTLYFSWQAARSQDAGAPLYEVFFDVLEGDFSKPIYSVTSDLNGFSNGAEISFKILNKIATNAGAEPGEVATVKWTVVSSRGINPQIAKDSRTLTITRVLGMEDPGQLFITGLGCEAGENLTDAMPMHRIAEGEYEVYVKLNAGNSFYFVDAKKEEATHWYVELGKLKEGTEDVVNELDGIYRLNIDFNTASWSEPVKIKEIGYWFCPTNKVEWVLDYVGKGVWEGRGPIEFKQEDWGRDERYKFRVSTISGGKESEEDLGPVNEGEDGKPSGVPTYFNLKVYKEANQWDHKWKFINECDGKDVTLRVMMSGEVYTHEVSL from the coding sequence ATGCTGAATGATTTAGTCAAATTTAAAATTAAGAACACTATGAAAACATATATTTACAAAGTATTATCAGTACTCTTTATTAGTTCTCTATTATTTTCTTGTAGCTCAGATAAGATGGAGTTTAAGGATTCTTATATAACTCCTGTTGAAAATCTATATGAGCCAGCAGATAGTAAAACCATTCAACTAACCTCGAATGGGACCCTCTATTTTTCATGGCAAGCTGCACGTTCTCAAGATGCAGGAGCTCCTTTGTATGAAGTTTTTTTTGATGTGCTAGAAGGTGATTTCTCAAAACCGATATACAGTGTGACGTCCGATCTAAATGGTTTTTCAAATGGCGCAGAGATTAGCTTTAAGATCTTAAATAAAATTGCGACAAATGCTGGAGCAGAGCCAGGTGAAGTTGCCACTGTAAAATGGACTGTTGTATCTTCACGAGGAATTAATCCTCAAATTGCAAAGGATAGTAGAACACTTACTATCACCAGAGTTCTAGGAATGGAAGATCCTGGTCAGCTTTTTATAACAGGATTAGGCTGTGAAGCAGGAGAGAATCTGACTGATGCTATGCCTATGCATCGAATAGCTGAAGGAGAATATGAAGTATATGTCAAACTTAATGCTGGTAATTCATTCTACTTTGTAGATGCGAAAAAGGAAGAAGCAACTCATTGGTATGTTGAACTTGGAAAATTGAAAGAAGGAACAGAAGATGTAGTGAATGAACTAGATGGTATATATCGTTTAAATATAGATTTTAACACTGCATCTTGGAGTGAGCCTGTTAAAATTAAAGAGATTGGTTATTGGTTCTGCCCAACTAATAAGGTAGAATGGGTTCTTGATTATGTAGGGAAAGGTGTGTGGGAAGGACGAGGTCCTATAGAATTTAAACAAGAAGATTGGGGACGTGACGAAAGGTACAAATTTAGAGTTTCTACAATATCAGGAGGTAAAGAATCAGAAGAAGACCTAGGTCCAGTTAATGAAGGAGAAGATGGTAAACCTTCGGGAGTTCCAACTTATTTCAATTTAAAGGTCTATAAAGAAGCTAATCAGTGGGATCATAAATGGAAGTTTATAAATGAATGTGATGGAAAAGATGTAACTCTCCGTGTTATGATGTCTGGAGAGGTTTATACGCATGAGGTGTCTTTATAA
- a CDS encoding glycoside hydrolase family 76 (COGs: COG4833 glycosyl hydrolase~InterPro IPR005198~KEGG: pru:PRU_2715 glysosyl hydrolase, family 76~PFAM: Glycoside hydrolase, family 76~SPTR: Putative uncharacterized protein;~IMG reference gene:2504106974~PFAM: Glycosyl hydrolase family 76), which yields MKKIIYIAIFFVACTYGLFACSDPKDSYSYEEPISYDWSLAADSATTALIDKFWNESDHYFNYANNGKDLTFHYWPNAHAMDVIIDAYLRTKDEKYLTYFDQWYDGVKMKNGNTYFNDFVDDMQWNALTMIRMYQTTQKDKYLNTAKELWNRIKEAWSDDAGGGILWSYAPGIGCSKNACSNGPAAIIAARMYKITQDEEDLNWAKKIFEWEKQTLVDSSIGKVYDNINCNSLQIEDLSLTYNQGTYVGAAVELFNITKDFVYLNDAKQAALFTLSSLINTSNNVLRNEGEGDGGLFKGIFIRYFLELIKVEELEPAYKKKFITSFNHNVYILWNSAVYKTGSYDDDLLFGPSWDTAPLGFTQLTSQASGCMMMEAKATLELLNK from the coding sequence ATGAAAAAAATAATATATATAGCAATCTTTTTCGTAGCATGCACTTATGGATTATTTGCATGTAGTGATCCTAAAGATTCCTATTCCTATGAGGAACCGATAAGTTATGACTGGAGTTTAGCTGCTGATAGCGCAACTACTGCTCTCATAGATAAATTTTGGAATGAATCAGACCATTATTTCAACTATGCCAATAATGGGAAGGATTTGACTTTTCATTATTGGCCAAACGCCCATGCCATGGATGTGATTATTGATGCCTACTTAAGGACAAAGGATGAAAAGTATCTCACTTATTTTGATCAATGGTACGATGGTGTCAAAATGAAAAACGGCAATACTTATTTCAATGATTTTGTGGATGATATGCAATGGAATGCTTTAACGATGATTCGGATGTATCAAACAACTCAAAAAGATAAGTATTTAAATACAGCAAAAGAACTTTGGAACAGAATAAAAGAAGCCTGGTCTGACGATGCTGGCGGGGGTATTCTCTGGAGTTATGCTCCAGGTATAGGTTGCTCGAAGAATGCTTGTTCTAATGGGCCTGCAGCTATTATTGCTGCTCGAATGTATAAAATAACTCAAGATGAAGAAGATTTAAATTGGGCAAAGAAAATATTTGAGTGGGAAAAACAAACTTTAGTAGATTCTAGTATAGGGAAAGTATATGATAATATAAACTGTAATAGCTTGCAAATAGAAGATCTTTCTTTGACATATAATCAGGGGACTTACGTAGGAGCGGCTGTTGAGTTGTTTAATATAACAAAGGACTTTGTTTATTTAAACGATGCAAAACAGGCAGCTTTGTTTACTTTATCTTCTTTAATAAATACAAGTAATAATGTTTTGAGAAATGAAGGAGAGGGCGATGGAGGTTTATTTAAAGGAATTTTTATTCGATACTTTCTTGAATTAATTAAAGTTGAAGAATTAGAACCTGCTTATAAGAAGAAATTTATAACCTCATTTAATCATAATGTTTACATTTTGTGGAATAGTGCGGTTTATAAAACGGGTTCTTATGATGATGATTTGCTTTTTGGTCCATCATGGGATACTGCTCCCCTTGGATTTACACAACTTACTTCTCAAGCTAGTGGCTGTATGATGATGGAAGCAAAAGCCACGCTTGAGTTATTGAATAAGTAA
- a CDS encoding glycoside hydrolase family 76 (InterPro IPR005198~KEGG: bth:BT_3301 putative alpha-1,6-mannanase~PFAM: Glycoside hydrolase, family 76~SPTR: Alpha-1,6-mannanase;~IMG reference gene:2504106975~PFAM: Glycosyl hydrolase family 76), giving the protein MKKRNIIVSFLLFMCLVGCTHMSTADININLQRATQTLNAIYKYYSVDDSNLLRETYPFDQNQSATYLASENQVNKYSYLWPYSGTLSAVNAILAADREILSYDSILTEQVLPGLEEYFDTKRTPYAYASYINSAPQSDRFYDDNVWLGIDFTDLYIMTNRTEYLEKAKLIWSFILSGMDEQLGGGIYWCEQNKGSKNTCSNAPGAVYALKLYQATGDSVYFEYGKDLYNWTKVHLQDTDDYLYFDNINLEGKVDKAKYPYNSGQMLQAAALLYQLTEDQNYLLDAQNIAQAGYNYFFTDHSSFGSSCRLLKNSDIWFIGVMLRGYIELYTIDNNRIYLDSFQKSLDYAWENMRDNNGLFNKDWSNTNKDEKKWLLTQAAFVEMYARLAQIN; this is encoded by the coding sequence ATGAAAAAACGAAATATTATAGTGTCATTTCTTCTTTTTATGTGTTTAGTTGGCTGTACTCATATGAGTACAGCTGATATAAATATAAATTTACAGAGAGCTACACAGACACTTAATGCTATTTATAAATATTACTCAGTAGATGATTCAAATTTACTCAGAGAAACTTATCCATTTGATCAAAATCAGAGTGCTACTTACCTTGCTTCAGAAAACCAAGTTAATAAATACTCTTATTTATGGCCATACTCTGGAACTCTGTCGGCTGTAAATGCTATCTTAGCGGCCGATAGAGAGATTCTTTCTTATGATTCTATCCTAACTGAACAGGTTTTACCGGGACTAGAAGAGTATTTTGATACAAAAAGAACTCCTTATGCTTATGCTTCTTATATCAATTCTGCTCCTCAGTCGGATAGATTTTATGATGACAATGTTTGGTTGGGGATAGATTTTACTGATCTATATATTATGACAAATCGAACAGAATACTTAGAGAAAGCGAAATTAATTTGGAGCTTTATTCTAAGTGGTATGGATGAACAATTAGGAGGGGGTATTTATTGGTGTGAACAAAATAAAGGAAGTAAAAATACGTGTTCAAATGCACCTGGTGCTGTATATGCATTAAAACTGTATCAAGCAACAGGAGATAGTGTTTATTTTGAATATGGAAAAGATTTATATAATTGGACAAAAGTGCATTTACAAGACACCGATGATTATTTGTATTTTGATAATATAAATCTTGAGGGAAAGGTAGATAAGGCAAAGTATCCGTATAATAGTGGGCAAATGTTGCAAGCAGCCGCTTTATTATATCAGTTGACTGAAGATCAGAATTACTTATTGGATGCTCAAAATATAGCTCAAGCGGGATATAATTACTTCTTTACCGATCATTCTTCATTTGGCTCTTCTTGTCGATTGTTAAAGAACTCTGATATCTGGTTTATTGGAGTTATGTTAAGAGGATATATCGAGTTATATACAATAGATAATAATAGAATCTATTTAGATAGTTTTCAAAAAAGTTTAGACTATGCTTGGGAAAACATGCGTGATAATAATGGGCTGTTTAATAAAGATTGGTCTAATACAAATAAAGATGAAAAGAAATGGTTGTTAACTCAGGCTGCATTTGTAGAAATGTACGCTAGGTTGGCACAGATTAACTAA
- a CDS encoding Uncharacterized conserved protein UCP028846 (COGs: COG3538 conserved hypothetical protein~InterPro IPR008313~KEGG: bth:BT_3528 hypothetical protein~PFAM: Uncharacterised conserved protein UCP028846~SPTR: Meiotically up-regulated protein;~IMG reference gene:2504106976~PFAM: Protein of unknown function (DUF1237)): MRFKSSHYKFLMISALILKGFDASSMNSCFIQPNDNTAIASEVLNKGYKTNRPKASKRLFVSKVVDKEIERVKGMLKNPKLAWMFENCFPNTLDTTVYFDKKNGKPDTSVYTGDIHAMWLRDSGAQVWPYIHYADKDANLKEMLKGVILRQFSSINLDPYANAFYTDTNHVGDWASDGTDMKPGVHERKWEIDSLCYPIRLAYEYWKVTGDDSIWGEEWMQTIANVLKTFKEQQRKENDGPYMFLRVTDRALDTLNNAGKGAPVNPVGLIVSSFRPSDDSTTLQFLVPSNFFAVTSLRKAAEVLTQVNKDSKLAQECTELAAEVSTALQKYATYNHPKYGTIYAFEVDGFGNHMLMDDANVPSLLAMPYLGDVDVNDPIYQNTRRFVWSEDNPYFFRGTKGEGIGGPHIGYDMAWPMSIMMKAFTSQDDAEIKWCIELLLNTDAGTGFMHESFNVNDPNKFTRDWFAWQNTLFGELILKLVDGGKLDLLNSITVQ; the protein is encoded by the coding sequence ATGAGGTTTAAATCTTCACACTACAAGTTTTTAATGATTTCAGCTTTAATACTGAAAGGTTTCGATGCGAGCAGTATGAATTCGTGCTTTATTCAACCCAATGATAATACAGCTATAGCTTCTGAAGTATTGAATAAAGGTTATAAAACAAATAGACCTAAAGCTTCTAAAAGGCTTTTTGTATCCAAAGTAGTTGATAAAGAAATCGAGAGAGTTAAAGGGATGTTGAAAAATCCTAAACTAGCTTGGATGTTCGAAAACTGCTTCCCCAATACTCTAGATACTACAGTTTATTTTGATAAAAAGAATGGCAAACCCGATACAAGCGTCTATACAGGTGATATTCATGCTATGTGGTTAAGAGATTCTGGTGCGCAGGTTTGGCCTTATATTCACTATGCTGATAAAGATGCCAATCTTAAAGAAATGCTAAAGGGAGTCATATTGAGACAGTTTAGCTCTATTAATCTAGATCCTTATGCTAATGCCTTCTATACGGATACGAATCATGTAGGAGATTGGGCGAGTGATGGCACCGATATGAAACCAGGTGTTCACGAACGTAAATGGGAGATAGACTCTCTTTGTTACCCTATCCGCTTAGCTTATGAATACTGGAAAGTAACAGGCGATGATAGCATTTGGGGTGAAGAGTGGATGCAGACAATAGCCAATGTGTTGAAGACTTTTAAAGAACAACAGAGAAAGGAAAATGATGGTCCGTATATGTTCTTAAGAGTAACAGATAGAGCTCTTGATACTTTAAACAACGCTGGTAAAGGTGCTCCTGTAAATCCTGTGGGCTTAATTGTGTCTAGTTTCCGTCCATCAGACGATTCTACTACACTTCAATTTCTTGTTCCATCCAACTTTTTTGCTGTAACTTCTCTTCGTAAGGCAGCAGAGGTATTGACTCAGGTGAATAAGGATAGCAAATTGGCTCAAGAATGTACAGAGTTAGCAGCAGAAGTTTCTACTGCTCTTCAAAAATATGCAACCTACAATCACCCTAAATATGGTACAATCTATGCTTTTGAAGTAGATGGTTTTGGCAATCACATGTTGATGGATGATGCTAATGTGCCTAGTTTGTTGGCTATGCCTTATTTAGGAGATGTAGATGTAAATGATCCTATCTACCAAAATACTCGTCGCTTTGTATGGAGTGAAGATAATCCTTACTTCTTTAGAGGAACTAAGGGCGAAGGTATTGGTGGTCCACACATTGGTTACGATATGGCTTGGCCTATGAGTATTATGATGAAAGCCTTTACTAGTCAAGATGATGCCGAAATAAAATGGTGTATCGAGTTATTGCTGAATACCGATGCTGGTACAGGTTTTATGCACGAATCTTTCAATGTAAACGATCCAAATAAGTTTACAAGAGATTGGTTTGCATGGCAAAATACACTCTTCGGAGAGTTGATCTTGAAATTGGTTGATGGTGGTAAGTTGGACTTACTCAATTCAATAACAGTGCAATAA
- a CDS encoding Glycoside hydrolase 97 (InterPro IPR019563~KEGG: bth:BT_3294 putative alpha-glucosidase~PFAM: Glycoside hydrolase, family 97~SPTR: Putative uncharacterized protein;~IMG reference gene:2504106977~PFAM: Glycoside hydrolase 97), giving the protein MKLRYFKNITLVLLCMASLTSYAGNTLSVKSPDGKLKVQISLDKDISCNISSDDHDLLTCNRLGLELENSYLGINPRLTRSKVRSFNSQITPVIPLKYSSISNDYNELILSFKGGYSLEFRAYNEGIAYRFVTTLKDKSLFVINESFNLHFPLDYTLHLQQPGNFKTAYEEAYTHLKSSEWKERDKMSTLPILIDTSSAYKILFAEANVSDYPRMFVKGDGKNGVESIFPKVPLEFGEDGDRSLKILKEAEYIAHTSSTREFPWRYFVIADRDEKLIENTMSCKLSPSSIIDDPSWIKPGQASWEWWNEASPYGADVNFVSGYNLDTYKYYIDFAAKFGIPYIIMDEGWALSTTDPYTPNPEVDVHEIIRYGKEKNVGVVLWLTWLTVENNFDLFKTFQTWGVKGVKIDFMDRSDQWMVNFYERVAQEAAKHKLFVDFHGSFTPAGLEYKYPNILSYEGVRGMEQMQGCYPDNSLFFPFIRNAVGAMDYTPGAMFSMQPDRYSAQRPNSGSIGTRAYQMALFVVFESGLQMLADNPTLYYRNEDCTKFITQVPVTWDETKALMAEIGQVAVVAKRKNSQWFIGGITNDSKPTRELILHFDFLDEDKTYTMTYFEDGINAGLQAMDYRKKEIQVKKGDSFTVTLVRNGGFAAVLE; this is encoded by the coding sequence ATGAAATTAAGATATTTTAAAAATATAACTTTGGTATTACTCTGCATGGCTAGTTTGACTAGCTATGCAGGAAATACACTATCTGTTAAATCTCCTGATGGCAAGTTGAAAGTTCAAATCAGTTTAGATAAAGATATTTCTTGTAATATATCTTCTGATGATCATGATTTATTGACTTGTAATAGGCTAGGGCTAGAATTGGAAAATTCTTATCTAGGAATAAATCCAAGGTTAACTCGTTCTAAAGTTCGGAGTTTCAACAGTCAGATAACTCCTGTTATTCCTCTGAAATATTCATCTATCTCTAATGATTATAATGAGTTGATATTGAGTTTTAAAGGGGGTTATTCGTTAGAGTTTAGAGCCTATAATGAAGGAATAGCTTATCGGTTTGTGACAACCTTAAAAGATAAATCTCTTTTTGTGATAAATGAGAGTTTTAATCTTCATTTTCCTCTCGATTATACTTTACATCTCCAGCAGCCTGGAAACTTTAAAACTGCTTATGAAGAAGCTTATACTCATTTGAAGTCGTCAGAATGGAAGGAAAGAGATAAAATGTCAACTTTGCCTATTTTAATAGATACTTCAAGTGCATATAAGATCTTATTTGCAGAAGCAAATGTGTCAGATTATCCTAGAATGTTTGTTAAGGGAGATGGAAAAAACGGAGTAGAATCTATATTTCCTAAAGTTCCATTAGAGTTTGGAGAAGATGGTGATCGAAGTTTGAAAATATTGAAAGAAGCAGAATATATCGCACACACCTCTTCAACAAGAGAATTTCCGTGGAGATACTTTGTAATAGCAGATAGAGATGAAAAATTGATTGAGAATACAATGTCTTGCAAGTTATCTCCTTCTTCGATAATAGATGATCCTTCTTGGATTAAACCTGGACAAGCTAGTTGGGAGTGGTGGAATGAAGCATCTCCTTATGGGGCAGATGTCAATTTTGTATCTGGCTATAATTTGGATACTTATAAATACTATATAGATTTTGCTGCAAAATTCGGTATTCCTTATATCATCATGGATGAAGGGTGGGCCCTATCTACCACAGATCCTTATACTCCAAATCCCGAAGTAGATGTTCATGAAATTATCCGTTATGGGAAAGAGAAAAATGTAGGAGTTGTACTTTGGTTAACTTGGTTGACAGTAGAAAACAACTTTGATCTATTTAAAACTTTTCAAACATGGGGTGTAAAAGGAGTAAAGATAGATTTTATGGATAGAAGTGATCAATGGATGGTTAATTTCTATGAAAGAGTAGCTCAAGAAGCTGCCAAACATAAGCTTTTCGTTGATTTTCATGGCTCTTTCACACCAGCAGGATTAGAATATAAATATCCTAATATTTTATCTTATGAGGGAGTTAGAGGTATGGAGCAGATGCAGGGTTGCTATCCTGATAACAGTCTCTTTTTCCCTTTTATTAGAAATGCTGTAGGTGCTATGGATTATACTCCAGGTGCTATGTTTAGCATGCAACCTGATCGTTACTCAGCACAGCGTCCTAATTCTGGTAGTATAGGAACAAGGGCTTATCAAATGGCTCTATTTGTAGTCTTTGAAAGTGGATTACAAATGTTGGCTGATAACCCAACACTTTATTATCGTAATGAAGATTGTACTAAGTTTATTACTCAAGTTCCTGTAACTTGGGATGAAACAAAAGCTCTGATGGCTGAAATAGGGCAAGTAGCGGTTGTGGCCAAAAGAAAAAACTCTCAATGGTTTATTGGAGGAATTACCAACGATAGTAAACCTACTCGGGAACTGATTCTTCATTTTGATTTCTTAGATGAAGATAAAACTTATACTATGACTTACTTTGAAGATGGAATCAATGCTGGTCTTCAAGCAATGGACTATCGAAAAAAAGAAATTCAAGTGAAAAAAGGTGATTCTTTTACTGTAACCTTAGTTCGCAATGGTGGTTTTGCCGCTGTACTTGAATAG
- a CDS encoding hypothetical protein (KEGG: ddi:DDB_G0269578 hypothetical protein~SPTR: Putative uncharacterized protein;~IMG reference gene:2504106978) yields MTHTRNLSKAAFRDLKHFIQSDNFTTDNVVKHAKELKKLRAEYKPQVKDFESLQEFDFISLFGLQLCRQKIEEMKNSTSSPTPEFKNLMKEIYLIEESLLNIMDFERLSNLLDQRIHDLS; encoded by the coding sequence ATGACGCACACCAGAAATTTATCAAAAGCAGCTTTTCGTGATTTGAAACATTTTATTCAAAGTGATAATTTTACAACAGATAACGTTGTGAAGCATGCCAAGGAGCTTAAGAAACTAAGAGCAGAATATAAGCCTCAAGTAAAAGACTTTGAGTCCTTGCAAGAGTTTGACTTTATCTCTCTTTTTGGGCTACAACTTTGCAGACAGAAGATTGAAGAGATGAAAAACTCAACTTCTTCTCCCACTCCAGAGTTCAAGAACCTGATGAAAGAGATTTATCTGATTGAGGAATCCTTGTTGAATATCATGGACTTTGAACGATTATCCAACTTGCTAGATCAACGCATTCATGATTTGTCGTAA
- a CDS encoding hypothetical protein (KEGG: sli:Slin_6594 hypothetical protein~SPTR: Putative uncharacterized protein;~IMG reference gene:2504106979) has product MKQIIISMLLVTVLLTSCSSLFYTADYDIKKVQLGMAKRDILKVMGNDYEMIYMSKGSDNVFVEVMGYRTYVNGGIYKLYLEDNELVQIEKEWLDLHNCHHSTNTSDSNDSSTN; this is encoded by the coding sequence ATGAAACAGATTATAATAAGTATGCTTTTGGTTACTGTGCTACTCACATCTTGTTCGAGCCTCTTCTATACAGCCGATTATGACATTAAGAAAGTCCAGCTGGGTATGGCAAAGCGAGATATTCTTAAAGTTATGGGAAATGATTATGAAATGATTTATATGTCGAAAGGATCAGACAATGTATTTGTTGAAGTGATGGGGTATAGAACTTATGTGAATGGAGGAATATATAAGCTGTATCTCGAAGATAATGAGTTAGTTCAAATTGAAAAAGAGTGGCTCGACCTTCACAACTGTCATCACTCGACGAATACTTCAGATTCAAATGATTCATCTACTAACTGA
- a CDS encoding hypothetical protein (KEGG: cpf:CPF_0875 putative hyaluronoglucosaminidase~SPTR: Hyaluronidase;~IMG reference gene:2504106980) yields the protein MGKILGRNYSDTRENKNGEIEYFIDGDWYTKKDVAEENKEIIYWHNWTYEVYADGDFPQ from the coding sequence ATGGGAAAAATACTAGGAAGAAACTACTCCGATACACGTGAAAACAAGAACGGAGAAATAGAGTATTTTATTGACGGAGATTGGTACACTAAAAAGGACGTCGCTGAAGAGAATAAAGAAATTATCTATTGGCACAACTGGACTTATGAAGTTTATGCTGATGGAGATTTTCCTCAGTAG
- a CDS encoding Saccharopine dehydrogenase (InterPro IPR005097~KEGG: bwe:BcerKBAB4_0839 NAD-dependent epimerase/dehydratase~PFAM: Saccharopine dehydrogenase / Homospermidine synthase~SPTR: NAD-dependent epimerase/dehydratase;~IMG reference gene:2504106981~PFAM: NmrA-like family), producing MKKKVLVLGAAGAIAQHAIEFLKDKKDIELTLFARNAKRLTKYESVAHIIEGDVLNESQLDAAVKGKDIVYANLAGKVIDMAKLIVKVMNQNNVKRLIFISSIGIYDEVPGAFGKWNNETLGNYLVEYRKAADVIEASTLDYTVVRPAWLTNKDEVEYELTHKGESFKGTEVSRKSIGAYVADLVEHPQKDVRDSIGVNKPNTDDGNKPAFM from the coding sequence ATGAAAAAGAAAGTATTAGTTCTTGGTGCTGCTGGTGCTATTGCCCAACATGCCATTGAGTTTTTGAAAGACAAAAAAGACATTGAATTGACATTATTTGCTAGAAATGCCAAAAGATTAACAAAGTATGAATCTGTAGCCCACATCATAGAGGGAGATGTATTGAATGAATCTCAACTTGATGCTGCCGTAAAGGGAAAAGACATAGTATATGCAAATCTTGCAGGAAAGGTGATTGATATGGCAAAACTCATCGTAAAGGTGATGAATCAGAACAATGTGAAACGACTTATCTTTATCTCCTCTATCGGGATATACGATGAAGTTCCTGGAGCATTTGGTAAATGGAATAATGAAACATTAGGTAATTATTTGGTAGAATACCGTAAAGCTGCCGATGTGATTGAAGCCTCTACACTCGATTATACCGTAGTTCGCCCCGCATGGCTTACCAATAAAGATGAAGTGGAGTACGAACTAACCCATAAGGGTGAATCTTTTAAAGGTACAGAGGTTTCCCGAAAAAGTATAGGAGCCTACGTAGCCGATCTTGTAGAACATCCTCAAAAAGATGTGAGAGATAGCATCGGTGTAAATAAACCCAATACCGACGACGGCAACAAACCAGCTTTTATGTAA
- a CDS encoding hypothetical protein (KEGG: phe:Phep_0451 L-sorbosone dehydrogenase~SPTR: Putative uncharacterized protein;~IMG reference gene:2504106982) yields MKAEFSDPLVFTTPKGVGTWPQHIVITGKNKGYVQYSDNAMETTSGICAIQFDDKSVSVTHHVTGTFGEFTVKGATKSRMIYSRGKVYAACGHSVVIIDPNNDKAVEKKIEFPGRQTKDIVKAADGNLYVALASPYEGESPNIATLKGNPMIVGLDHSGKIISEVELKGGIQFPIQTWSPNIGMCTSFTDPYLYFRDSSEFTITTMSRYNYETKTLEYNYYKGGETIYGILGQHPFTKELWLPTSSYVDSKIFVMDVSGSKPEINRLYEYNTQKGASPAGIDFAYRFTPEWINK; encoded by the coding sequence ATGAAAGCAGAGTTTTCTGATCCTCTAGTTTTCACTACTCCAAAAGGTGTCGGCACTTGGCCACAACATATTGTGATAACAGGTAAGAACAAAGGTTATGTTCAGTATTCAGACAATGCCATGGAGACAACATCGGGTATTTGTGCAATACAGTTTGATGATAAAAGTGTATCAGTAACTCATCATGTAACAGGTACTTTTGGTGAATTCACGGTTAAAGGAGCTACAAAGTCACGTATGATTTACTCACGTGGCAAAGTGTATGCTGCCTGTGGACATTCAGTAGTTATCATCGATCCAAATAACGACAAAGCAGTGGAGAAGAAAATAGAATTTCCTGGAAGACAAACGAAAGACATCGTAAAAGCTGCTGACGGTAATCTTTATGTTGCCTTGGCTAGCCCCTACGAAGGAGAATCACCCAATATAGCAACTCTTAAAGGAAACCCTATGATTGTTGGTCTAGATCATTCAGGAAAGATTATCAGTGAAGTAGAACTCAAAGGAGGCATCCAATTCCCTATTCAAACTTGGTCGCCCAACATAGGTATGTGTACTAGTTTCACAGATCCTTACCTCTACTTCAGAGATAGTTCTGAATTCACTATTACCACAATGAGTCGTTACAACTACGAAACAAAAACCCTAGAGTACAATTATTATAAGGGAGGTGAAACCATATATGGCATTCTAGGTCAGCATCCGTTTACCAAAGAACTCTGGCTACCCACTTCTTCTTATGTAGATTCAAAGATATTTGTAATGGATGTAAGTGGCAGTAAGCCTGAGATCAATCGCTTATACGAGTATAACACCCAAAAAGGTGCTAGCCCTGCAGGTATAGATTTCGCTTACCGCTTTACTCCAGAGTGGATAAACAAATAA